TTCTGTCTGGGTGGGTCAAGTACCctgtttcattcttatttatcttGTTAGCAGAGGATGGTTACTCTCTTTGTTTCACATTCTTCTCCATCCACTTTAGCTTTCTGTCATGAATGCTGATGTTTGAGCTGGGACACTAAACTGCTCCCCACTGGATTTCTGTCACTTCTGCAACCCCATCCTTATCCACTTCCACTGTTTATCACTCATGCTGTCTGCAGCTATCTCCATGTCTGTTGTTTCTTTGAGGGGCCATGCATATAGCATGCATAAGTTCtggggccacagcaacaccaccagatccttagccactgggcaccagggaactctcgtGCTGCTCCATGAGCCTCTCTGGTCAGTCTGTGCACACATCTTCAAAGTATATTCAGATTCagatcccggagttcccatcgtggctcagtggttaacaaatccgactaggaaccatgaggttacaggttccatccctggccttgttcagtgggttaaggatctggtgttgccatgagctgtggtgtaggtcacagattcggcttgcattccaagttgctgtggctgtggcgtaggccagtggctaccgctctgattaaacccttagcctgggaacctccaaatgccatgcactggccctagaaaagaccaaaaaaaaaaaaaaaaaaaagattcagattcCAATTATGCCTCTCATCTCTCTAGGAGTCAAAACCTATGTCCCTGCTGTTTCCAAGGGCTTTTCTTGTCCCAACCTCTACACCCATTtccatatttctcatttttcacttcCTGTGCTCCAACTCTGAAGTGTTTTCTACTCTCTCACTAATTAAattttcccctctctgggctgtcTTCCTGTTCCAGCTAAGGACGCATTTCTTCTGATTCTTTGATtcagccaagttttttttttttccccctatatgCAAGACTCAAATTTCTACATGCCTGCTCATGTACATTTGTTTTAAGTTCTTATCAACCTTTCTCACACTTCCTCTGTTTCAAACAATATGCTTGTCTTTATCGTTGATTGTGGCAAAATTCTGCACCTCTCCATTTTCAAAGGACTATAAACTCTTTTCTGTGTATACATTAACCAAAAGTAACATAAAATTCCTGAACCCTAGGCTTCCAGTTCTCAATgcaaaaccctaaaaaaaaaaaaaaagtcaatccaGTAATTAAATCAGACACTGAAAACTATGGTTTTCCTGTCTGGACTTCAGCCCAAATCGCTCCCCAgccacaaagagagaaagagagagggggaggaaaagagagaaaaaggaaaagagagaaagaagaaagaaaagaatctaatGAGGAACACCAGTCTTTCATCAACAAAATAACTCATAATTCTACACTTAATGAAATGACTTTGATCTAAATTCTCTCAGTGATAAATGGCAATATCTTTGCCTGCCTGGTCtgataattaaatgaattaacttGCAAATTATCTTATTCTAGGGGTTGGCTATGAGGGTATGGCCTAGAGCCCAGACTTTAGCAAATTTTGGTAAGTTTAACTGGAACATAGCCCATACCCAGTCGTTACTCTACAACCATTTTCTCACTACAATGTTGGAGTTGAGTATTTAGGAGAGACCTTATGATACGCAAAACCTCACATTTACTGTGTAGCGTCTATAGAGAAAATGTATGCCAAGCCCTTGTGGAGAGAATCTTCTTGTTAAAGTGAAATGGAATCATCACTTCTCTGTCCAGggcataacaagaaaaaaaggcgAAATGGCCTCTTACTACTCAGGCATACTAACACCAAATCATCCTTTAAATAAGAATATAGATAAAAACCAAACTTCATAATAGCTTCATAAATAGAGTCCAGCTTATATATGACAGAGTGCCAGatgagtaaaacaaaaacatagatgGTTTTACCTATTTCTTGATTGGGTTCCGGTATCTTTTTCTCCTCAGTCACACATTTTAACCAGTcttcttttgtactttttattcctgaaactatttaaatattcattttcagaGCTCTAGATATTGCTGTTCATCTCTTTTAGTACTGCTATAACCAAGGAAAACCATGTAAGCCTAAAATAGATTTCAGAAGGCATCAGATATATTCACACataacttcttttccttttcctccctcatttttggccatcccccacatatgggagttcctgggccagggactgtattggagctgcctctgtgacctacaccagagctgcagcaatgccagatccttgcaaagtcacagagacaagccagaccattagtccactgtgccacagagggaactcctcacatataACTTTAAAAGAGGCCTAGAAAAATGCTTTCTCCTGTAAGTGCCTGAATCtcataatttaaaacttctatCTCCCACTTGGACTGAACACTAACACAGCTCAAGGTATTTAAGGATACATGAGATAGGGAAGGCACCTCACGCTGCTGCACCCACTTCCAATGTTTCTGGTACAACTAGGCCCTCAGATTCTAAGGATCTAATTATAAGAACCAAGTGTAATCTCACCAATACTTTGCAAAATGAACTTTGCACTCTTTATATGATTACATACTTAACCACAAATCCCTACCACTTTCCAAGAAAGTCATTTGCATTGTAACTTTATGCACCCCAAGAGACACTGTCTGAACAGCAGAGATTCCATTCAAATCCTTTAGTGAATTCCAATCTGGGTTTCTCAACACAATGTTTCATAGGTAATATCACAACCTCTAAGTGTTTACTACTACAAATACTAAGTCCTCTTGTTTTCTCCTATCTTGCActacactaaatttttttttttttaatctttttagggccacacctgcagcatatggagattcccaggccagagggtgaatgagagctgtagccgctggcctatgccacagccacacgggatccgagccatgtctgtgacctacaccacagctcacgacagcgctagaaccttaacccactgagcagggccagggatcgaacctgcgtcctcatggatgccagtcagatccattcctgctgagccacaatgggaactctaacatTGAGAATTTTATCCTTCAGCTAACCAATAGTCATGATTGCCATGCTGGGTTTGGTAACAACACTGGACAATACCGCTTCCACAATCCTCACATTGCATATCTGACAAGTAGATTAGAATGTACCACTGTAACTTTAGTGATAACAGTTACCACTTCAACAATGACATCAAACCActtgtatacatataaaaatatttcattaacaaTCATTACGTATCTCCTAATATTTAGACCCAAATTTCAAACTCACAGGGCTTTGAAAATCCAAgcccaaaggaacagaaaacaaaagcaaagacatgAAATAATGTATATCTGATACTTTACTAACTTCCCACAAAGAATATTTCCCACTTCTGGGTACAAAAGGAAATCTGTATTTGGCaaaccttgctttttttcttttttttggttttatttggctgtgcccatggcttggggaagttcccaggccaaggatcaaaccccatgccacagctgaagcagtgacaacacgggatcctcaacccactgagccatgagaaaaCTCCAAAGCTTACAATTTTATGTACCTCTTGTCATTAGTGTGAACGCAGCACAATTTACAACCAGTAGGACACAAACTTAAATTTAACAAACAGTGCCCAATGAACAATTAACCTGGTAAGAAAAGCAAGTACTAGGTAAAAGCACCATGCATTTAAGTCTTTCTAGCTACCCAGGTGTTAAGAGACGTGCTCACCACTTGCTGACCTACAATGCGTCACAATGGCCCAAAAAAATCATACTGGACCTTGCACAGGAGCTTGCTCTTTCGTAGGACAAGGCTGCAGATCCTTCTGGTCTTCAACAGGGTTTGGATTCTTAAACAGTCCATCTGGACATAACTTAAACTCCAGCATGCTTAGTTTTTCTGAGGTATCTTTCCCAGGTACATGGTTCTTGGGcttattttctgctcttttttctttattgagcTTCCTGGGTGAACCATCTAATTTTGTGAGACAAATGCGTTCACGTTCAGTGCATTTAAATCCAACTCTATTCAGGTACGTTTTCCTTTGATCCTTTGCTTGGGAAGACATTTGGCTGAATTCAGCTTCATTATTTATATTGTTTACATTCTTGTCTGATTTGGTTTTGTCAATCCATGTTTTATCAGGTTGCTTTCCACCAACTGTTCCTTTAATATTCCTCAAAATGTGGGTTTTAGAGTCCCTGGAATGATGGATTTTGAGGCTTTTACCATGGTTGGAACTAATAGGTAATGATTCTTTAGAGGTCTGTACATTGCTGTTTTGTCTCTCGGATGATTTCCCATAACTTCCCACATGCGCAGTAACTTTATTGGACTTCTTGTACTGAGAATCACACGGCAGATTTTTCAGAcagtttttctttaacattttgcCACTCACTGCTTCTTTATGCTTCTGCCTTGCTAGGTACTCCTTTGCTGTCAGAACTCGATTAATTTTAGATGAACCATCCTTAGAGCCTGAAGACTTAACATTTGAAACTGTCTTTTCTTTAGTCATAGCTCTTTCACTTGGGGTTGAGAAATTGTACAATTTAAATGTACCACTTCCCACATTTTTATTCTGCTCTTGTTTATCATACTTCTTCTTCTTTACTTCTGAATCATGTATGCTCCCATCATCCAACTTCCTTTTTTCCAAAACTTTGTGTTTAGAGCCACCTgctttcaattttctcttttctggtgtTATTGACTGTACTAAAGAAGCATTTTTCACATGCAAATCTTTACTCGTCAAAAACCCCATCTTTGGTTTGAGCGGACGTAAATTTTGTGCCATAAGCTTCCTCTGCAAGCTCTCTTGacaaatttttatagttttattagtGGACTGAAAAGTGACCTCATGAAATTGCAGGGGTTTCTTTTTGTGTCTCTGCAAGGAATCTAGTCTCTTACCACCTTTACATAAAAACTGACCAGGTAATTCTTGCTCTGTCCTTAGTGAgctgttctgttctgtttctgATTTATCATTTATGTTCCGGCCTCCCTCtgtttcaggaaaatgtttttccTCAACTGGAAAAGTCAGAGGAAGTTTCTGATTATCTGGAGGATTCTCAGATGTGACAGAGTCATCTCCATCAGAGGTCCTCTCGCCTCGTTTATAACTGTTGGTATTGGCCTCCAGAGAACACGgatctttccctttttcttcctttgaagcCGAGTTCTTAATGGAATTACACTGGCACTGAGGTACTCCTTCATAAACCATAGAGAGCCACCCCAAGGCACAGCAACGGACATCATCTTTTCCCGAATCCAGTACGACAGACTCACAACTTTCTTCAATGGTACGTGCCTGTGGGTCACACTGGTTCCCTTCTTTTGTGACAGGCTTTTCTTCCTGAAGTTCTGTCAATCCGTCTACCTCATTGGGTGGACCATCCTGTTCAGGAAATAATTCTTTCATTTGCTCTGAGTTTAGTATTGTAATTTGTATCTGGTCTGTTGAGTCTTTGGAGTCACAACCAGTGTGTTCACAAGTGTGAGGTTTTGAAATGGGGTCTGCCATTTGTTGGACCGCACAACCCTCATGCATGTTCACAGGTTCAATACCATAGGGAAACTCTTTTAAAAGTTCTGACAGCTGATCTTGTAGGTAGAGGATGGATGTCTCATCATCAAGAAGCTCATTTTTTGTAGGATCCTGCGCAGTGTAACTGCAGGACATGTCAGTTTCCTGAGGGCAGCTATCCTGCTGAATAGCAGCTGATGAAACCACATCATCAGCCAGGCTTTCGATTTCAGTGATTTGTTCCAAGCTGCTTTCCTCTGGAATGCCCCTCTTTGCTTCAGTGTACTTCAAAGATGATGATTCTGGAGGTTGCAGTAACTTTGACTGATCAATTGTTTCATGGGAAGTATCTGTGCACTGTACAAAGTTATCTTTTTGACAATCAAAGTCTTTACTTTCAGTGACGTCTACTTGTTCATTTTGTTGTCTACTACTCGTCACTTGGTGACTCAGTAGAGGTTTCTGTTGCTCAACCTTTTCCAAAGGGTGCAGGTTGAATATCTTTGCTATTTGGGAATTGTAAGAGGTATCACCTTCAACAAGAGAACAAATATTACCAATCTGCAATACATCACTGTGCACATCATCACTGTCCTTTGATACATATGAGGTCTGCTGATCACTCACAGGACAATGGACATCTGGTTCTGTTTCATTATGCTTCCCTTGACTGGTATTAGGTGTGCCTTCTGAATTAGCATTAGTGgactcattttgtttttccttctgaatCGGTGGGAAAATCTTGGTGCTTGTAGTACTTGCCACTGGTTCATGAACACTAACCTTCAAAGCAGCAGTATTTTCTAACTTATTTTGTAAACTACAAATGCTGCCTTCTTTAATAACTGGGTATGCCGTTTCAGGTAAGGCTTCAGGTGTTGTACCTTTGACAGACAATGTTTTGACATCTGAAAGAATTAAGGGTGACACTACGGCAATTCCTTTTGTAGTAGTTGAACCTGAAGACTCGAAATTCTGTGTTACCATTGACAAAACTGTTTCCTGTGAGCTGCTGGTGACCTTATTCTGCGAATTCCCCACAGCTGAAAATGGACTCGTCTCACAAACTTCCACAGGCTTTGAAACTCCAGCTGCGGCTCTGTTTGTTTTTGACTCGTTTGACTGTTTTTCTACTGTAGGTTCTGAAGGTTGCTTTTTCCACAAAGAGAGACATGTTGCTAGTAATTCCATGGAAAAGTGACCATCACTTTTCGAAGACATTCCATTTAAGGATTTATGCTCAAACCCAGAAGAGTTGTCTGAAATCTTGGCATTTATATTACAAGTACTTGTAGCTTCCGCAGTTTTCAAATTCAGTAGGTTACCAGTGTTAGTGGTATTTGGATTCAGGTCAGAACCACGCAGTTTGGAATCCTTAACAGTTTCAATAGTGTCTTTTAATAATTTCCTCTCAATTTTACCTCCAGGTGCAAGTAAACTAAGCACTAGCCTATTTTTATTTGGatgttttgaaatatattccTCAAAAGTCATGAACTGAGGAAGAGGAGTTGTCTCAGAATGTGCTGGCACATTTTTTGTGCTATTGACAAGATTTCCTGATGAAAACTGGATGTTATTTGATGTGGCATGGGGAATCTCAACAGTTGACATCTTTGAAGAAGTCACAACTTTCAAATCACGTAACTGTTCTGGAATTGGCAACTTTTCCGAAGGGACAGAATTTAGTAAAACAGAACTGACCTGGTTAAAATGTCTGTCCTGAAGGTTGGAATTCGATGGACTGTGTGTTTTATTTGCTACTTCTGAAGATTCCATTACTATTGGTGATTTATTCTCCATGGTTTCTGGAGTGACTATGGTTACTTGTGGCCCACACTGTACTTCGGCAGTTTGTTTCAGAGAAAACTGAGAATTTTGAGCTGAATCGCTATAAGGGCTACTAGTTGTTTTAATACAACCTGCTGCCATCAAAagacttttattaattttaattttccttgcaAGGTCCgaaaacttcttttttatttctactaaTGTTTTAATGTCCCTCACTAACTTTTCTTTTGTGGCACGTGTGTCCAATACCTGATTTGAAGTCAGGTTTCCAGAATCTACTCTTTTCTCTTGAGTATTCTGACCAAGAGCCTGGACACTATCCAGAGAAGATCTAACAGGTCTGTTAAAAGACTGACCAACATTGGTGTTTACTTTCAAGTTGCAGGTATTTCCCATCATGCTGAAATTTTCATTTGAGTTTTGCCACTGCTGTTGAAAGCCTCTACAAAAGTCTTTCCCCATTTCAGGCAAGTACATTTCTTGAGTCTGGGGACCATCCATACAAGAGCGTTTAACAACATGCTGAATACTTTGCAGGGGCTGGCTTGGATATCTACAGTCATAAGGAGGAGGAGGTCTTTCGTCAGTGTGAGTAACTGCATATTGATAGGACGGAACGGTTGCAATCTGCTTTGACTGTAGAGGGAGGGCAGGATTTGCAGATGGACTATTTTTAACTTGTAACGACCCAGCTGACATAGTGTTTTGTTTCAGAAGAGTAGGACCTTGCACAAAGCTTCGTGATGAGTAACCATATTGCTTTGGAAGTGGTCTGTAATTAGGGTAAGCCAGTCCACTGGAGGCACACTGCTGTGGCCAGTCAACCTGTTGCTCTGATAAAGGTGGGTTAAGTCTCGGGTTGTCCTGATAAGTTATGGGAGCTCTTCCAGAATTAGAAGGCATCATTTGTAGTTGCATAGAATACGTGTCTGATGTCACAAACTGATTCTGTAGTGCATGTACATTGGGCGGATTTGTGCCAAAACCAGTTTGATGAGATACAGTTGCCCCTGTATGAGAGAGCATAGAATTCCTCATTGGTGAGTTCAGCCACATATCTTGTGTAACTCCTGAAGACATCTGCAAATCCTGATTTAATTGTTTGGGTCCTTTCACATTTGTGTATGTTATTCTTTCTACTGAAGTTTGGGAGGTCACAATTGTCCCACTATGCATATCAGAAATAGGGATTTGTTgaggagttttataatttctgttGTTGAGCAATGGCTGTGAAACTGGATTTGAATTACTGAGAAATAGGCATGCTTCTTGGTTACTTCCAGGGTGGTTTAAAGTACTTTGAGATGTTGTAGTAAGTGTGCTTACTAAAGCCTGCTCCAAAAAAGATGTCTGTTTTCTAGGATACTGTGGTGGCAAGGTGACACTCTCTGGTTTTGCATTCCAATTCATTGTTGATTCAATGCAGGAGTAGTGTTATTAAAAGCCAGTTGTTTTGAATGTCAGGAATCTGTAGGAAATAAAGATCTTTTGATTAAAAAGCTGTTCTGTCTGTACAGAATTTATGTATCAGTTCACCTTATCAACACTTATTTAtagcctcatctttttttttttttgtcttttgcccttttctagggctgctccagcagcacatggaggttcccaagctaggggtcgaatcggagctgtagccaccgacctacaccagagccacagcaacgtgggatccgagccgcgtctgcaacctacaccacagctcacggcaacaccggatagttaacccactgagcaaggccagggactgaacccgcaacctcatggttcctaagtcagattcgttaaccactgcgccacgacgggaacccctataGCCTCATCTTTAATTTGGGTAAGAAGAAcagtaaaagaagaaaggaagatgtTACAATAAATATggcaaatgacaataaaattttCTAGGGTGCTTAACAGGATTTCATAGTTAGTATTTTGTTACACTAACAAGGCAActactttctgcttttttttttttgtctttttgccttttctagggctgctccctcggcatatggaggttcccaggctaggggtctaattagagccaccagtctacaccagagccacagcaactcgggatccaagccgcatctgcaacctacaccacagctcaccgcaatgctggatccttaacccactgagcaaggccagggatcgaacctgcaacttcatggttcctagtaggatttgttaaccactgcacctactttctgcttttgtttatttcacCTACCTATTTAACTAACTCATGccaactgtaagaaaaaaaattaaattaaaaaaaaaaaaaatcgagcattggagttcctgtttcggctcagtggtaaccaacctgaccagtgtccatgaggtcacaggttcaatccctggccaagctcagtgagttaagacattgctgtgagctgtggcataggtcgcagatgtggctcagatcccaagttgcttcgGTTGTtgtttaggctggtggctgcaactctaattcaaccccatatgccgaaagtgcggacctaaaaacggaattgaaaaacaaaaacatatcacaccccaaaaaaatcaaatacctgggaatacacctgaccaaggaggtgaaagacttatatgctgagaactataaaacattaatcaaggaaattaaagaggattcaaagaaataaaaagatattccatgctcctggatgggaaaaatcaatattgtaaaaatggccatactacccaaaacaatctacagaattcaatgcagtccctatcaaattgcccgtgacatttttcacagaactagaacaaacaatccaaaaatttatatggaaccacaaaaagacccagaattgctgaagtaatcctgaggaacaaaaaccaagcactaaagtggggaaaaaaaggaaaaaaaaaaaaaacaaaaaaaaccaagcacaaggcttaactctcccagacttcaggcaatattacaaagccacagcaagagagcgtggtactggtaccaaaaacagacatatagaccaatggagcagaatagagaacccagaaataaactgagaCACCCATTgtcaactaatcttcaacaaaggaagaaataaaatgtgaaaaagacactcttttcagcaggtggtgctgggaaaactggatagctgcatgtaaaccaatgaaactggaacacaccctcacatcatgcacaaaaataaactcaaaatggcttaaagacttaaaacgtaaaacaagacaccatcaaactcctagaggagaacataggcaaatgctgtctgacatcaacattacaaatgttttctcaggtcagtctcccaaggcaacagaaataaaagcaaaatcaaacaaatgggacctaatgaaactgacaagcttttgcacagcaaagaaaaccataaacccaaaaagacaatttagagaatgggagaaaatagtttcaaacaatgcaaccgacaagggactcatctctaaaatatacaaacaacttatacaactgaagagcaaaaaagccaacaacccaattgaaaaatgggcaaacgacctgaataggcatttctccaaagaagatatacagatggtcaacaagcacatgaaaaaaatgctcaacatcactgattattagagaaatgcaaatcaaaactactatgagataacacctcacaccagtcagaatggccatcattaagtccacagataacaaatgttggagggggtgtagaAAAGggtgtgcactgttggtgggaatgtaaattggtacaaccactatggaaaacagtatggaggtaacttagacaactaaatatagaactaccatgtgccccagcagttccactcttgggcatatatctgtataaaactttccttgaaaaagacacatgcgcccgTATGTTCAGTGAAGCACAATTcataattgccaagacatggaaacaaccgaaatgtccaccaacaaatgaatggattaagaagatgtggtgtgtataagatatatatatatatatatatatatatatatatatatatacacacatacatacataatagaatactactcagccattaaaaaacaaaatgcgggagttcccatcgtggcgcagtggttaacgaatctgactaggaaccatgaggttgcgggttcggtccctgcccttgctcagtgggttaacgatctggtgatgctgtgagctgtggtgtaggttgcagacgcggctcggatcccgcgttgctgtggctctggcgtaggctggtggctacagctctgattcaacccctagcctgggaatctccatatgccgaaggagcggcccaagaaatagcaaaaaaaaaaaaaaaaaaaaaagacaaaacaaaaaaacaaaatgccatttgtagcaacatggatggaagtagagactcatactaagtggggtgggtcagaaagagaaagacaaataccatatgatttcacttatgtatggaatctaatatatggcacaaaggaacctttctacagaaaagaaaatcatggacttggagagcagacttgttgttgccaagagggagggagtgggaatttggggttagtagatgcaaactactgcctttggaatggataagcaatggtatcctgctgtatagcactgggaactatggtcacttgtgatggagcatgataatgtgagaaaaaagaatgcatacatgtatgtgtgactgggtcacctttgcTGTGTAGTAGAGAATTGACAGCAAACTAAATCAgtgataatggagaaaa
Above is a genomic segment from Phacochoerus africanus isolate WHEZ1 chromosome 7, ROS_Pafr_v1, whole genome shotgun sequence containing:
- the RESF1 gene encoding retroelement silencing factor 1 isoform X1 encodes the protein MNWNAKPESVTLPPQYPRKQTSFLEQALVSTLTTTSQSTLNHPGSNQEACLFLSNSNPVSQPLLNNRNYKTPQQIPISDMHSGTIVTSQTSVERITYTNVKGPKQLNQDLQMSSGVTQDMWLNSPMRNSMLSHTGATVSHQTGFGTNPPNVHALQNQFVTSDTYSMQLQMMPSNSGRAPITYQDNPRLNPPLSEQQVDWPQQCASSGLAYPNYRPLPKQYGYSSRSFVQGPTLLKQNTMSAGSLQVKNSPSANPALPLQSKQIATVPSYQYAVTHTDERPPPPYDCRYPSQPLQSIQHVVKRSCMDGPQTQEMYLPEMGKDFCRGFQQQWQNSNENFSMMGNTCNLKVNTNVGQSFNRPVRSSLDSVQALGQNTQEKRVDSGNLTSNQVLDTRATKEKLVRDIKTLVEIKKKFSDLARKIKINKSLLMAAGCIKTTSSPYSDSAQNSQFSLKQTAEVQCGPQVTIVTPETMENKSPIVMESSEVANKTHSPSNSNLQDRHFNQVSSVLLNSVPSEKLPIPEQLRDLKVVTSSKMSTVEIPHATSNNIQFSSGNLVNSTKNVPAHSETTPLPQFMTFEEYISKHPNKNRLVLSLLAPGGKIERKLLKDTIETVKDSKLRGSDLNPNTTNTGNLLNLKTAEATSTCNINAKISDNSSGFEHKSLNGMSSKSDGHFSMELLATCLSLWKKQPSEPTVEKQSNESKTNRAAAGVSKPVEVCETSPFSAVGNSQNKVTSSSQETVLSMVTQNFESSGSTTTKGIAVVSPLILSDVKTLSVKGTTPEALPETAYPVIKEGSICSLQNKLENTAALKVSVHEPVASTTSTKIFPPIQKEKQNESTNANSEGTPNTSQGKHNETEPDVHCPVSDQQTSYVSKDSDDVHSDVLQIGNICSLVEGDTSYNSQIAKIFNLHPLEKVEQQKPLLSHQVTSSRQQNEQVDVTESKDFDCQKDNFVQCTDTSHETIDQSKLLQPPESSSLKYTEAKRGIPEESSLEQITEIESLADDVVSSAAIQQDSCPQETDMSCSYTAQDPTKNELLDDETSILYLQDQLSELLKEFPYGIEPVNMHEGCAVQQMADPISKPHTCEHTGCDSKDSTDQIQITILNSEQMKELFPEQDGPPNEVDGLTELQEEKPVTKEGNQCDPQARTIEESCESVVLDSGKDDVRCCALGWLSMVYEGVPQCQCNSIKNSASKEEKGKDPCSLEANTNSYKRGERTSDGDDSVTSENPPDNQKLPLTFPVEEKHFPETEGGRNINDKSETEQNSSLRTEQELPGQFLCKGGKRLDSLQRHKKKPLQFHEVTFQSTNKTIKICQESLQRKLMAQNLRPLKPKMGFLTSKDLHVKNASLVQSITPEKRKLKAGGSKHKVLEKRKLDDGSIHDSEVKKKKYDKQEQNKNVGSGTFKLYNFSTPSERAMTKEKTVSNVKSSGSKDGSSKINRVLTAKEYLARQKHKEAVSGKMLKKNCLKNLPCDSQYKKSNKVTAHVGSYGKSSERQNSNVQTSKESLPISSNHGKSLKIHHSRDSKTHILRNIKGTVGGKQPDKTWIDKTKSDKNVNNINNEAEFSQMSSQAKDQRKTYLNRVGFKCTERERICLTKLDGSPRKLNKEKRAENKPKNHVPGKDTSEKLSMLEFKLCPDGLFKNPNPVEDQKDLQPCPTKEQAPVQVSGIKSTKEDWLKCVTEEKKIPEPNQEIDDVLANSRLSKRSFSADGYETQQNQVKDSKAMFQTYKKMYMEKRSRSLGSSPLE
- the RESF1 gene encoding retroelement silencing factor 1 isoform X3; translated protein: MNWNAKPESVTLPPQYPRKQTSFLEQALVSTLTTTSQSTLNHPGSNQEACLFLSNSNPVSQPLLNNRNYKTPQQIPISDMHSGTIVTSQTSVERITYTNVKGPKQLNQDLQMSSGVTQDMWLNSPMRNSMLSHTGATVSHQTGFGTNPPNVHALQNQFVTSDTYSMQLQMMPSNSGRAPITYQDNPRLNPPLSEQQVDWPQQCASSGLAYPNYRPLPKQYGYSSRSFVQGPTLLKQNTMSAGSLQVKNSPSANPALPLQSKQIATVPSYQYAVTHTDERPPPPYDCRYPSQPLQSIQHVVKRSCMDGPQTQEMYLPEMGKDFCRGFQQQWQNSNENFSMMGNTCNLKVNTNVGQSFNRPVRSSLDSVQALGQNTQEKRVDSGNLTSNQVLDTRATKEKLVRDIKTLVEIKKKFSDLARKIKINKSLLMAAGCIKTTSSPYSDSAQNSQFSLKQTAEVQCGPQVTIVTPETMENKSPIVMESSEVANKTHSPSNSNLQDRHFNQVSSVLLNSVPSEKLPIPEQLRDLKVVTSSKMSTVEIPHATSNNIQFSSGNLVNSTKNVPAHSETTPLPQFMTFEEYISKHPNKNRLVLSLLAPGGKIERKLLKDTIETVKDSKLRGSDLNPNTTNTGNLLNLKTAEATSTCNINAKISDNSSGFEHKSLNGMSSKSDGHFSMELLATCLSLWKKQPSEPTVEKQSNESKTNRAAAGVSKPVEVCETSPFSAVGNSQNKVTSSSQETVLSMVTQNFESSGSTTTKGIAVVSPLILSDVKTLSVKGTTPEALPETAYPVIKEGSICSLQNKLENTAALKVSVHEPVASTTSTKIFPPIQKEKQNESTNANSEGTPNTSQGKHNETEPDVHCPVSDQQTSYVSKDSDDVHSDVLQIGNICSLVEGDTSYNSQIAKIFNLHPLEKVEQQKPLLSHQVTSSRQQNEQVDVTESKDFDCQKDNFVQCTDTSHETIDQSKLLQPPESSSLKYTEAKRGIPEESSLEQITEIESLADDVVSSAAIQQDSCPQETDMSCSYTAQDPTKNELLDDETSILYLQDQLSELLKEFPYGIEPVNMHEGCAVQQMADPISKPHTCEHTGCDSKDSTDQIQITILNSEQMKELFPEQDGPPNEVDGLTELQEEKPVTKEGNQCDPQARTIEESCESVVLDSGKDDVRCCALGWLSMVYEGVPQCQCNSIKNSASKEEKGKDPCSLEANTNSYKRGERTSDGDDSVTSENPPDNQKLPLTFPVEEKHFPETEGGRNINDKSETEQNSSLRTEQELPGQFLCKGGKRLDSLQRHKKKPLQFHEVTFQSTNKTIKICQESLQRKLMAQNLRPLKPKMGFLTSKDLHVKNASLVQSITPEKRKLKAGGSKHKVLEKRKLDDGSIHDSEVKKKKYDKQEQNKNVGSGTFKLYNFSTPSERAMTKEKTVSNVKSSGSKDGSSKINRVLTAKEYLARQKHKEAVSGKMLKKNCLKNLPCDSQYKKSNKVTAHVGSYGKSSERQNSNVQTSKESLPISSNHGKSLKIHHSRDSKTHILRNIKGTVGGKQPDKTWIDKTKSDKNVNNINNEAEFSQMSSQAKDQRKTYLNRVGFKCTERERICLTKLDGSPRKLNKEKRAENKPKNHVPGKDTSEKLSMLEFKLCPDGLFKNPNPVEDQKDLQPCPTKEQAPVQGLHGFPWL